From one Coffea eugenioides isolate CCC68of chromosome 11, Ceug_1.0, whole genome shotgun sequence genomic stretch:
- the LOC113751845 gene encoding receptor-like protein EIX1, with product MEHHLLGTSSSLLLVMFLLNSILVTSHFPFGCSKQAYTHSNVSYIESERQALFQFRDGLIDESNRLSSWIGEDCCLWEGIDCHKITSHVVKLDLQNTKPLNSNNVFTYCKNCLGGQLSPFLINLTNLQDLDLSKNNFSGIQVPTFLGLLKNLRYLNLANAVFDGKIPHHLGNLSCLRHLELGGVTPSLTWNRLTKKDLRWIVGLSFLGSLVLFGVNPSAVEDGLQTINMLPSLTRLELDSCELFINPHLSQVNFTSLSSLELGENDFNDHMVPPWLHNLTSLYDLGLSSNHLSGPIHGLFEQMTSLVDLDLGENCFDVSTLKSLCNVSSLNYLDLTCKGQYRVK from the coding sequence ATGGAGCATCATCTTCTTGGCACTTCTTCATCTCTACTACTAGTAATGTTCTTATTGAATTCTATTCTCGTCACCAGCCATTTTCCATTTGGCTGTAGCAAACAAGCTTATACTCATTCAAATGTCTCCTATATTGAGAGTGAACGGCAAGCTCTTTTTCAATTCAGAGATGGGTTGATAGATGAATCGAATCGCTTGTCATCTTGGATAGGAGAGGATTGTTGTTTATGGGAAGGCATTGATTGCCACAAAATCACTAGTCATGTCGTTAAACTTGATCTACAAAATACGAAGCCGTTAAACTCAAATAATGTATTTACTTATTGCAAAAATTGCTTGGGAGGCCAATTAAGTccatttttgattaatttgaccaatttgcaAGACCTGGACCTGAGCAAGAATAATTTTTCAGGAATCCAAGTTCCCACATTCCTTGGATTGTTGAAAAACTTGAGATACTTAAATCTTGCAAATGCAGTGTTTGATGGCAAAATTCCCCACCATCTAGGAAATCTCTCATGTTTACGGCATTTAGAACTTGGAGGTGTAACTCCCTCGTTAACGTGGAATCGATTGACGAAGAAGGATCTCAGGTGGATTGTTGGACTCTCTTTTCTGGGAAGCCTAGTCCTGTTTGGGGTGAATCCTAGTGCCGTTGAAGATGGGTTACAGACAATTAACATGCTTCCTTCACTAACACGACTGGAATTAGATAGTTGTGAACTTTTCATCAATCCTCATCTTTCACAGGTCAATTTCACATCTCTTTCTTCCCTTGAGCTCGGTGAAAATGATTTCAATGACCACATGGTCCCTCCTTGGCTCCATAATCTTACTAGTCTCTATGATCTTGGTCTTAGCTCTAATCATCTTTCTGGTCCAATTCATGGCCTATTTGAACAAATGACCTCTCTAGTTGATCTCGATCTAGGGGAAAACTGCTTTGATGTATCAACGTTGAAGTCACTTTGCAATGTAAGCAGTCTTAATTATTTGGATCTGACATGCAAGGGCCAATACCGAGTGAAATAG
- the LOC113754294 gene encoding acidic endochitinase-like: MAASLQPLFSAMTFLLLIASLIGSSEAAGIVQYWGRGHKEPSSLAEFCRREFATDVNIAFLENFGSGQMPELNIIHPWPSSSDIESCQNNQTKVFISLAGQPNLTSVEDAEEVAAYVWNTYLGGESSDRPFGTAVLDGVELHIHSGNTTYLDDLARALKGYPNVILAVAAECPIPDPALDATIRTGVVDQVRVEFFDNPSCQFVPPNDTSLLFRSWDNWSDYPGVNLLFLGIPISKDIAPEGGYIPPNVLVYHVLPYLQNSPVYGGIMVFPYLHHEVNFQSLLRSYARAA; the protein is encoded by the coding sequence atggctgCCTCTTTGCAACCACTGTTCTCAGCAATGACATTCCTGTTGTTGATTGCTTCTCTGATTGGGTCCTCCGAAGCTGCCGGAATTGTCCAATACTGGGGCCGAGGCCATAAAGAACCATCAAGTTTGGCTGAGTTCTGCAGGCGAGAATTCGCTACCGACGTGAATATTGcctttctggaaaattttggcaGCGGCCAGATGCCTGAATTGAACATAATTCATCCTTGGCCGAGCTCATCAGACATAGAATCTTGCCAGAATAATCAGACCAAAGTGTTTATTTCTCTCGCAGGACAACCGAACCTTACTTCCGTCGAAGATGCGGAAGAAGTGGCAGCCTATGTCTGGAACACTTACTTAGGCGGTGAATCAAGCGACCGTCCATTCGGCACAGCTGTTTTAGATGGCGTAGAGCTTCACATCCACAGCGGAAACACGACTTACTTGGATGATCTTGCTCGGGCACTTAAGGGATACCCAAATGTGATCTTAGCCGTAGCGGCGGAATGTCCTATTCCTGACCCTGCTCTTGACGCAACTATCAGAACTGGAGTCGTTGATCAGGTGCGGGTGGAATTTTTCGACAACCCATCTTGTCAGTTTGTCCCTCCAAACGATACCAGTCTCCTCTTCCGGAGCTGGGACAATTGGTCTGATTATCCAGGCGTTAATCTATTGTTCCTGGGAATACCTATCTCAAAAGATATCGCACCTGAGGGCGGTTACATCCCACCTAATGTGCTAGTTTATCATGTTCTTCCCTATCTGCAGAACTCTCCTGTTTATGGAGGCATCATGGTTTTCCCCTACCTTCATCACGAGGTAAATTTCCAATCCCTGCTACGGTCCTATGCTCGTGCTGCCTGA